The bacterium genomic interval CGTCGCGCGCCACGACGATCCCGTCGATCGGCGCGCGCAGCACGAATCGACCGTCGTGCCGCGACGCCGGCGCGCCGGTGATCCGCAGCGCCGATTCGGCCGAGCGCATCTCCGCGCCCGCCGCCGCGAGCCGCTGCGCCGAGCGGTCGCGCTCCTCGTCGGAAACCATCTGCCGCGCGTGCAGCGTTTCGAGGCGCTCGTGGCGCGCGCGGTCGGTTTCGAAACGCTCGCGCGCCGTGGCAAGCCGGCCCTGCGCGTCGCCGACATCCACGCTCTCAAGTTCGAACAGCGCCTGCCCGCGACGCACCCGATCGCCCGGGCTGACGTGCACGCGACGCACGATGCCGGCCGTCGTCGAGCGCACGTCCGCGTAGCGATTGCCGTCGTACTCCACGCGCCCGACGCACGCGATCTCGTCGCCAAGCTCCAGTGTCCTTGCCGCCACGGTCTCGATGCCCGCCGCGGATTCGATCTGAGCCGACTTGAACCTCACCCGCGTCCCCGGTTCGATCGCCGACGTGACCGGCTTTGTGGTGCATTGCGGACAAACCGATTCCGGCAGGCCGTGCTCCTCGCACCAGTCGCCGGCCTCCTTGAATTTGGGGATCAACTCCGGGTTACAGATGGTGCACTTGGACTCGGGCACGCTGTGCCCCTTGCACCAGTCTGACGGGTCCGCCGCCGCGACCTGCATTGACGGCGCCGCGGCGGCCTCGCCCGCGGGCTTGGGCGGATCCATCGGATTGCAGGTCGGGCAGACGGACTCGGGGTAGCCGTGTTCGGCGCACCAGTCGCCGGACTTT includes:
- a CDS encoding efflux RND transporter periplasmic adaptor subunit codes for the protein MNRKTLHGARLCVRSLFLIAALALVALAVACSAAEQPPVAVASETAKAPATRPAKADPADWCKGHGVPESMCTRCNPELVEPFKKSGDWCAEHGYPESVCPTCNPMDPPKPAGEAAAAPSMQVAAADPSDWCKGHSVPESKCTICNPELIPKFKEAGDWCEEHGLPESVCPQCTTKPVTSAIEPGTRVRFKSAQIESAAGIETVAARTLELGDEIACVGRVEYDGNRYADVRSTTAGIVRRVHVSPGDRVRRGQALFELESVDVGDAQGRLATARERFETDRARHERLETLHARQMVSDEERDRSAQRLAAAGAEMRSAESALRITGAPASRHDGRFVLRAPIDGIVVARD